Proteins co-encoded in one Arthrobacter globiformis genomic window:
- a CDS encoding PAC2 family protein: MNSFDGDTNEPGTAPETEQLLQPVPEGQRITVMLAAFEGWNDAGEAASDALRYLNKLWGGKKVASIDADEYYDFQFTRPTVRRTASGERKIKWPSTRIYKASAPGTNVDVIFIQGTEPSYKWRAYTAELLVHAEALHVDYVVLVGALLADVPHSRPIPVSTSTDDGALRERLNLEASQYEGPVGIVGVLSEVSLLAGIPTVSLWAAVPHYVAQAPSPKAQLALLHRIEELLQVPLDTHELAEEAEAWERGVNELATEDPEIAAYVRQLEEAKDTADLPEASGESIAREFERYLKRRGKDKP; encoded by the coding sequence ATGAACAGCTTCGACGGAGACACCAACGAACCGGGCACCGCGCCTGAGACGGAGCAGCTACTGCAGCCTGTTCCCGAGGGCCAGCGTATTACTGTGATGCTGGCTGCGTTCGAGGGCTGGAATGACGCGGGGGAAGCCGCCAGCGATGCGCTCCGTTACCTGAACAAGCTATGGGGCGGGAAGAAGGTCGCGTCCATAGACGCCGACGAGTACTACGACTTCCAGTTCACCCGGCCCACCGTCCGCCGCACTGCCTCCGGGGAACGCAAGATCAAGTGGCCGTCCACGCGGATCTACAAGGCCAGCGCTCCCGGCACCAACGTGGATGTGATTTTCATCCAGGGAACCGAACCGTCCTATAAGTGGCGCGCGTACACAGCTGAACTGCTAGTTCATGCCGAGGCGCTTCATGTGGACTACGTGGTCCTGGTGGGTGCACTGCTGGCGGATGTGCCTCACAGCCGCCCCATCCCGGTCAGCACGTCCACCGACGACGGCGCGCTGCGGGAACGGCTCAACCTTGAGGCCTCGCAGTATGAAGGGCCAGTGGGGATCGTCGGTGTGCTGTCAGAGGTATCGCTGCTCGCCGGCATCCCCACCGTCTCACTCTGGGCGGCTGTGCCGCACTACGTTGCACAGGCCCCGTCACCCAAGGCGCAGCTGGCGCTCCTGCACCGCATCGAGGAACTGCTCCAGGTTCCGCTGGACACGCACGAGCTGGCCGAGGAGGCCGAGGCGTGGGAGCGCGGCGTCAACGAACTGGCCACCGAGGATCCCGAAATCGCCGCCTATGTGCGGCAGCTGGAGGAAGCGAAGGACACCGCAGACCTGCCCGAGGCCAGCGGTGAATCCATTGCGCGCGAGTTTGAGCGCTACCTGAAACGGCGGGGCAAGGACAAGCCCTAG
- a CDS encoding HAD family hydrolase, giving the protein MESAATQPLLKAVLWDMDGTIVDTEPYWIEAEHNLVAAYGGTWSHEQAMQLVGQSLVHSAGILQAAGVRLEIREIIDTLTAQVISRVRENVPWRPGARELLDELFSAGVRCALVTMSEAPLAREIVASLPRPYFEFLVTGDTVTRGKPHPEAYLTAVDLLKQQDPELTVDHCVALEDSEPGVAAAVASGAVTVAIPHIVPLPDDARRTTWDSLAGRSVAELEELVRLRLGLSEPAATFENVN; this is encoded by the coding sequence ATGGAATCTGCCGCCACTCAGCCCTTGCTCAAAGCCGTTTTATGGGACATGGACGGCACCATCGTTGACACGGAACCGTACTGGATCGAAGCCGAACACAACCTTGTCGCGGCCTACGGGGGGACGTGGTCGCACGAACAGGCCATGCAGCTCGTGGGGCAATCGCTGGTCCACTCGGCCGGCATCCTCCAGGCCGCCGGAGTGCGCCTGGAGATCCGCGAGATCATCGACACGCTCACCGCCCAGGTGATCAGCCGCGTCCGGGAGAACGTGCCGTGGCGTCCGGGGGCCCGGGAGCTGCTGGATGAACTTTTCAGCGCCGGCGTGCGTTGTGCCCTTGTGACCATGTCAGAGGCACCGCTGGCCCGCGAGATTGTGGCGAGCCTTCCCCGGCCCTACTTCGAGTTCCTCGTTACCGGCGACACGGTAACCAGGGGCAAGCCGCACCCGGAGGCGTATCTCACGGCCGTGGACCTGCTGAAGCAGCAGGACCCTGAGCTCACCGTCGACCACTGCGTGGCGCTGGAGGACTCGGAACCGGGCGTTGCCGCCGCCGTGGCGTCGGGCGCCGTAACCGTGGCCATTCCGCACATCGTGCCGCTGCCGGACGACGCCCGCAGGACCACGTGGGATTCCCTCGCGGGCCGCAGTGTGGCCGAACTCGAGGAGCTGGTGAGGCTCCGCCTCGGCTTGAGCGAACCGGCGGCAACCTTCGAGAACGTTAACTAA
- a CDS encoding site-2 protease family protein, producing the protein MSDPAGSGQQPPNVLTKNSRREGIPLGRIAGIPIILAYSWFIIAAFTVIVYGPVLQHGSPSLGIGAYYVAFAYAVLLLLSVLVHELAHALTAKIYGWPSEKIVLNLWGGHTQFESFTATPGRSVLVAMAGPAANFVLAGAAWLVISSGGLSGVADTLLNIFFWANLVIGIFNVLPGLPLDGGRLVESAVWKATGSHAKGTVAAGWGGRVIVIALGLWFIVRPLLSGDVPDTSMLLITILVGGFLWMGASASIQQGRLRSRLHLVSAAALAEPAVGLSEAGSVSDILRSSAGGRTAVVLCAPDGRPNSVVDPAALAAVPATVAGTTPAGAVAYPLGAGAYVPEWSKGQELLQYLAQLEGHDYAVVDHNGSVTGLLRQSAVVTAITGKAPR; encoded by the coding sequence GTGTCTGATCCCGCGGGATCCGGTCAGCAGCCCCCGAACGTGCTGACGAAGAACAGCCGACGCGAGGGCATCCCGCTCGGCAGGATCGCCGGCATTCCCATCATCCTGGCTTACTCCTGGTTCATCATCGCCGCCTTCACGGTGATCGTGTACGGACCGGTGCTGCAGCATGGCAGCCCCTCGCTGGGCATTGGGGCGTACTACGTGGCATTCGCCTACGCGGTCCTGCTCCTGCTGTCGGTGCTCGTCCATGAGCTGGCGCACGCGCTGACGGCCAAGATCTACGGCTGGCCCAGCGAGAAAATCGTGCTCAACCTGTGGGGCGGCCACACCCAGTTTGAAAGCTTCACCGCCACGCCCGGACGGTCGGTGCTGGTGGCCATGGCCGGGCCCGCCGCCAACTTCGTGCTCGCCGGGGCGGCCTGGCTGGTGATCTCCTCGGGCGGACTGTCCGGAGTTGCGGACACCCTCCTGAACATCTTCTTCTGGGCGAACCTTGTGATCGGCATCTTCAACGTGCTGCCCGGGCTGCCGCTGGACGGCGGCCGCCTGGTGGAATCCGCGGTCTGGAAGGCCACCGGCAGCCACGCCAAGGGCACCGTCGCCGCGGGCTGGGGCGGGCGCGTCATCGTCATCGCCCTGGGCCTGTGGTTCATTGTCCGGCCGCTGCTCAGCGGAGACGTCCCGGACACCAGCATGCTGCTCATCACCATCCTGGTCGGCGGCTTCCTCTGGATGGGCGCTTCAGCGTCAATCCAGCAGGGCCGCCTGCGCAGCCGGCTCCATCTGGTGAGCGCCGCCGCACTGGCTGAACCCGCCGTCGGCCTTTCCGAAGCGGGGAGCGTCAGCGACATCCTGCGATCATCGGCAGGCGGGCGGACCGCCGTCGTGCTCTGCGCTCCGGACGGCAGGCCCAACAGCGTGGTGGACCCCGCGGCTCTGGCGGCTGTGCCCGCCACCGTGGCCGGCACCACCCCCGCCGGAGCGGTGGCCTACCCGCTCGGCGCCGGCGCCTACGTGCCGGAATGGTCCAAAGGCCAGGAGCTGCTCCAGTACCTGGCGCAGCTCGAAGGACACGACTACGCGGTGGTTGACCACAACGGCAGTGTCACCGGCCTGCTGCGGCAGTCCGCCGTGGTGACGGCCATAACAGGCAAGGCCCCCCGCTAA
- a CDS encoding tRNA (adenine-N1)-methyltransferase, which translates to MSSESAANGASTGLSSGTAAGTADQPVGAARRRGPFREGERVQLTDERGRMNTISLEAGGAFHTHRGFLNHDDIIGKVDGSVVVNNVGQQYQTLRPLLSDFVLSMPRGAAVVYPKDAGQIITMADIFPGARVVEAGVGSGALSISLLRAVGDQGYLHSFERREEFAAIARGNVETIFGGPHPAWQISLGDFQEEVVRAEEPGSIDRVVLDMLAPWECLDAVATVLAPGGVWINYVATVTQLSRTAEAIRADGRFTEPDAWESMVRGWHLEGLAVRPDHRMVAHTGFLLVTRRLADGVTGISVKRRPSKTEFNEEDVNAWTPGAVGERLVSDKKLRRAARDAIAGTNVKDDPEITN; encoded by the coding sequence ATGAGCAGCGAATCTGCCGCCAACGGAGCCAGCACGGGCCTTTCCTCCGGCACTGCAGCCGGGACGGCGGACCAGCCGGTCGGCGCTGCCCGCCGGCGCGGCCCCTTCCGCGAAGGCGAACGGGTCCAGCTGACGGACGAGCGCGGGCGCATGAACACCATCAGCCTCGAGGCCGGCGGAGCCTTCCACACCCACCGCGGCTTCCTCAACCACGATGACATCATCGGCAAGGTGGACGGCTCGGTGGTGGTCAACAACGTGGGCCAGCAGTACCAGACGCTCCGCCCGCTGTTGTCCGACTTTGTCCTGTCCATGCCCCGTGGCGCTGCGGTGGTCTACCCCAAGGACGCCGGCCAGATCATCACCATGGCTGACATCTTCCCGGGTGCCCGCGTGGTGGAGGCAGGCGTGGGCTCAGGTGCATTGTCCATCTCGCTGCTGCGTGCGGTAGGGGACCAGGGCTACCTGCACTCCTTCGAACGCCGCGAGGAATTCGCCGCCATCGCCCGCGGCAACGTGGAGACCATCTTCGGCGGCCCGCACCCGGCCTGGCAGATCTCCCTCGGGGACTTCCAGGAGGAAGTTGTCCGCGCCGAAGAGCCCGGGTCCATCGACCGCGTGGTCTTGGATATGCTGGCGCCTTGGGAATGCCTCGACGCCGTGGCCACCGTCCTGGCCCCCGGCGGCGTGTGGATCAACTACGTCGCCACCGTCACCCAGCTCTCCCGCACGGCGGAAGCCATCCGCGCCGACGGCCGCTTCACCGAGCCGGACGCCTGGGAATCGATGGTCCGCGGCTGGCACCTCGAAGGACTGGCCGTCCGTCCCGACCACCGCATGGTCGCCCACACTGGCTTCCTGCTGGTTACCCGGCGGCTCGCCGACGGCGTCACCGGCATTTCCGTCAAGCGGCGCCCATCCAAGACCGAGTTCAACGAAGAGGACGTCAATGCCTGGACACCCGGCGCCGTGGGGGAACGCCTCGTCTCCGACAAGAAGCTCCGCCGGGCCGCGCGGGACGCGATCGCCGGCACCAACGTGAAGGACGACCCGGAGATCACAAACTAG
- the arc gene encoding proteasome ATPase, translating into METPNNDSVPTPAEQAGANELSVADRQVNILRDKLRHIDRQLAAATQNNSKLVAMLETAKAEILRLKNALDQEGQPPYSFGTILQLNPRRQAAGSGQAATEESVDIFNAGRKMRVGISPLVNINQLAVGQEVLLNEALLVVAGLGYERAGELVTLKELLGPDRALVLGRADEERVIRLAGPLLSEKLRVGDALSIDSRTGYALEKVPRSEVENLVLEEVPDITYEDIGGLGPQIEQIRDAIELPFLHPDLYREHGLKAPKGILLYGPPGCGKTLIAKAVANSLAARAAERSGNIDLKSYFLNIKGPELLDKYVGETERHIRLIFSRAREKASDGSPVVVFFDEMDSLFRTRGTGISSDVETTIVPQLLSEIDGVERLDNVIVIGASNREDMIDPAILRPGRLDVKVKIHRPDAEAAADIFKKYITPDLPFHEDDLVEHDGDVQETVDAMIQRTVEAMYSTEKSNEYLEVTYANGDTEMLYFKDFNSGAVVQNVVDRAKKYAIKDLLTTQQKGLRIDHLLRAVVDEFREHEDMPNTTNPDDWARISGKKGERITYIRTIVQGKAGQEPGKSIETMPNTGQYL; encoded by the coding sequence ATGGAGACGCCAAACAATGACTCCGTGCCTACGCCGGCTGAGCAGGCTGGCGCCAACGAACTGTCTGTCGCGGACCGGCAGGTCAATATCCTCAGGGACAAACTGAGGCATATCGACCGCCAACTGGCAGCTGCCACGCAGAACAACTCCAAGCTCGTGGCGATGCTGGAAACTGCCAAGGCGGAAATACTCCGGCTGAAGAACGCCCTGGACCAGGAGGGTCAGCCGCCGTACAGCTTCGGAACCATCCTCCAGCTGAACCCGCGGCGCCAGGCCGCAGGCAGCGGCCAGGCAGCCACCGAGGAATCGGTGGACATCTTCAACGCCGGGCGCAAAATGCGGGTTGGCATCAGCCCCCTGGTCAACATCAACCAGCTGGCGGTCGGCCAGGAAGTGCTCCTCAATGAGGCTCTCCTGGTGGTGGCCGGCCTCGGCTACGAGCGCGCGGGCGAGCTCGTCACGCTCAAGGAGCTGCTCGGCCCGGACCGCGCCCTGGTGCTGGGCCGTGCCGACGAGGAGCGCGTCATCCGGCTCGCCGGCCCGCTCCTGAGCGAGAAGCTGCGCGTGGGCGATGCCCTGTCCATTGATTCCCGCACCGGGTACGCCCTCGAAAAGGTCCCGCGGTCCGAGGTCGAGAACCTCGTCCTGGAGGAAGTCCCGGACATCACCTATGAGGACATCGGCGGCCTCGGCCCGCAGATCGAACAGATCCGGGACGCCATCGAACTGCCGTTCCTGCATCCGGACCTGTACCGCGAACACGGGCTCAAGGCGCCCAAGGGCATCCTGCTCTACGGCCCTCCGGGCTGCGGCAAGACGCTCATCGCCAAGGCCGTGGCAAACTCCCTTGCCGCGCGGGCCGCGGAACGCTCGGGCAACATTGACCTGAAGAGCTACTTCCTCAACATCAAGGGCCCCGAACTCCTCGACAAGTACGTCGGCGAAACCGAACGCCACATCCGGCTGATCTTCTCCCGGGCCCGCGAAAAGGCCTCGGACGGCAGCCCCGTAGTGGTCTTCTTTGACGAGATGGATTCGCTCTTCCGCACCCGCGGCACGGGCATCTCCTCAGACGTCGAAACCACAATCGTGCCGCAGCTGCTGAGCGAGATCGACGGCGTGGAGCGGCTGGACAACGTGATCGTCATCGGTGCCTCCAACCGCGAGGACATGATCGACCCCGCCATCCTGCGCCCCGGCCGACTCGACGTGAAGGTCAAGATCCACCGTCCCGACGCCGAGGCCGCGGCGGACATCTTCAAGAAGTACATCACCCCGGACCTGCCGTTCCACGAGGACGATCTGGTGGAGCACGACGGCGACGTCCAGGAGACGGTGGACGCCATGATCCAGCGGACAGTGGAAGCCATGTACTCCACCGAGAAGTCCAATGAGTACCTCGAAGTCACCTACGCCAACGGCGACACCGAGATGCTGTACTTCAAGGACTTCAACTCCGGGGCCGTGGTCCAGAACGTCGTGGACCGTGCCAAGAAGTACGCCATCAAGGACCTCCTGACCACCCAGCAGAAGGGCCTGCGCATCGACCACCTGCTGCGCGCCGTCGTCGATGAGTTCCGTGAGCACGAGGACATGCCCAACACCACCAACCCGGATGACTGGGCGCGCATCTCCGGCAAGAAGGGTGAGCGCATCACGTACATCCGCACCATCGTCCAGGGCAAGGCCGGCCAAGAGCCCGGCAAATCCATCGAGACCATGCCCAACACGGGCCAGTACCTGTGA
- the dop gene encoding depupylase/deamidase Dop: MRVMGSETEYGIHAPAAPGANATMMSARVVQAYAQVTRLRAAGGAETRWDYTDEEPLHDARGWTLERGQAHPSQLTDQPPVLDAEAVALAYGREELELDGEDESGSLLMNMVLGNGARLYVDHAHPEYSSPEVTNPAAAVAWDAAGDLVGLAAVRRLASDTELPAVNLYKNNTDNKSVSYGSHENYLMPRSVPFGDIVRGLTPFFVSRQIICGSGRVGMGQDSSRSGYQISQRADFFEAEVGLETTIRRPIINTRDEPHATADKYRRLHVIIGDANLSQVSNYLKFGTTAMVLSLIEAGLAPRIEVHEPVAALQAISHDTTLTTKIRLLDGRRVTALDLQWMYHEAAAKLAQDTGVSDAIDGDGHTHAVLERWATTLTQLDSDRAAAATSVEWLAKLSILEGYRQRDGLQWDDARLGLVDLQWADLRPEKGLYYRLLSRNRMQRIVDDAGIAAAVTEPPSDTRAYFRGRCVSSFSKDVVGASWDSVIFDVPGYGRLQRVPTREPLRGTKALTGGLFDRHREAAPFLAELLGSAPAPPPA; the protein is encoded by the coding sequence ATGCGGGTCATGGGGTCGGAAACCGAATACGGGATCCACGCCCCGGCCGCACCGGGCGCCAATGCCACCATGATGTCCGCCAGGGTGGTCCAGGCCTACGCCCAGGTCACTCGGCTCCGGGCCGCCGGCGGCGCTGAAACCCGCTGGGACTACACGGACGAGGAGCCGCTGCATGACGCCCGCGGCTGGACCCTCGAACGCGGCCAGGCCCACCCGAGCCAGCTGACGGACCAGCCGCCCGTGCTGGACGCCGAGGCGGTGGCTCTTGCCTACGGCCGGGAAGAGCTTGAGCTCGACGGCGAGGACGAATCGGGATCACTGCTGATGAACATGGTGCTCGGCAACGGGGCACGGCTCTACGTGGACCACGCCCACCCCGAGTACTCCAGCCCGGAGGTCACCAACCCTGCGGCGGCAGTTGCCTGGGACGCCGCCGGGGACCTCGTGGGCTTGGCCGCGGTCCGCAGGCTGGCCAGCGACACGGAACTTCCCGCCGTCAACCTTTACAAGAACAACACCGACAACAAGTCCGTGTCCTACGGGTCGCACGAAAACTACCTGATGCCGCGGTCTGTGCCGTTCGGAGACATTGTCCGCGGGCTGACCCCGTTCTTCGTCTCGCGGCAGATCATCTGCGGCTCGGGGCGGGTGGGCATGGGCCAGGACAGCTCCCGGTCCGGCTACCAGATCAGCCAGCGGGCCGACTTCTTCGAGGCGGAGGTGGGGCTCGAAACCACTATCCGGCGCCCCATCATCAACACCCGCGACGAGCCCCATGCAACAGCGGACAAGTACCGGCGGCTGCACGTCATCATCGGCGACGCCAACCTGAGCCAGGTGTCCAACTACCTGAAGTTCGGGACCACCGCCATGGTGCTCAGCCTGATCGAGGCGGGCCTCGCGCCGCGGATCGAGGTCCACGAGCCGGTGGCTGCGCTGCAGGCCATCAGCCACGACACCACCCTCACCACCAAGATCAGGCTGCTCGACGGCCGCCGGGTGACGGCGCTGGACCTGCAGTGGATGTACCACGAGGCCGCCGCCAAGCTCGCCCAGGATACGGGTGTCTCGGACGCCATTGATGGCGACGGCCACACCCACGCCGTGCTTGAGCGGTGGGCCACCACCCTGACCCAGCTGGACAGCGACCGGGCCGCCGCCGCTACCTCGGTGGAGTGGCTGGCCAAGCTGTCCATCCTGGAGGGCTACCGCCAGCGCGACGGGCTCCAGTGGGATGACGCCAGGCTGGGTCTGGTGGACCTGCAGTGGGCTGACCTCCGCCCCGAAAAGGGGCTCTACTATCGCCTGCTCTCCCGGAACCGGATGCAGCGGATCGTCGACGACGCTGGCATCGCCGCCGCGGTGACGGAACCGCCGTCGGACACCCGCGCGTACTTCCGCGGACGCTGCGTCAGCAGCTTCAGCAAGGACGTGGTGGGGGCCAGTTGGGACTCGGTGATCTTCGACGTGCCGGGCTACGGAAGGCTGCAGCGCGTGCCCACCCGGGAACCGCTGCGGGGCACGAAGGCGCTGACCGGAGGCCTGTTTGACAGGCACCGCGAGGCGGCACCGTTCCTTGCGGAACTCCTCGGATCGGCACCGGCTCCGCCACCGGCATAA
- a CDS encoding ubiquitin-like protein Pup, translated as MAGQEQQQPQPRDTEVEEEVPVPPAPADAQASASTQGVDDLLDEIDGVLESNAEEFVRAFVQKGGQ; from the coding sequence ATGGCAGGCCAGGAGCAGCAGCAGCCGCAGCCACGCGACACCGAGGTCGAGGAAGAGGTCCCCGTACCGCCGGCGCCCGCAGATGCACAGGCATCCGCCTCGACGCAGGGTGTTGACGATCTCCTCGACGAGATCGACGGCGTCCTGGAGTCCAACGCGGAGGAATTTGTCCGGGCATTCGTGCAAAAGGGCGGCCAGTAG
- the prcB gene encoding proteasome subunit beta yields the protein MQETTANKVAAHATSSFTEHLQRDRPELLPQYAPFATGTSAGQPPAVPHATTIVAMTYAGGIVMAGDRRATMGNIIASRHIEKVFPADQYSVLGIAGTAGIAIDLTRLFQVELEHYEKIEGTLLSLDGKANRLGAMIRGNLPMALQGLAVVPLFAGFDTAAGVGRLFSYDVTGGRYEEQEHHAVGSGSMFARGALKKLWRPNLPEDEAISVAVESLYDAADDDSATGGPDPVRQLWPVVYAVNRAGARRVSDRELAAMAGNIIESRAAARREA from the coding sequence GTGCAGGAGACAACAGCCAACAAGGTAGCCGCCCACGCGACGTCGTCGTTCACTGAGCATCTCCAACGCGACCGTCCGGAACTGCTTCCCCAATACGCACCGTTCGCTACGGGCACGTCCGCCGGCCAGCCGCCCGCCGTGCCCCATGCCACCACCATCGTGGCCATGACGTACGCCGGCGGCATCGTCATGGCCGGCGACCGCCGGGCCACCATGGGCAACATCATCGCCAGCCGGCACATCGAAAAGGTCTTCCCCGCCGACCAGTATTCAGTCCTGGGAATTGCCGGCACGGCCGGCATTGCGATCGACCTGACCCGCCTGTTCCAGGTGGAGCTCGAGCACTACGAGAAGATCGAGGGCACCCTGCTCAGCCTCGATGGCAAGGCGAACCGGCTCGGCGCCATGATCCGGGGCAACCTGCCGATGGCGCTGCAGGGCCTCGCCGTGGTCCCGCTGTTCGCAGGCTTCGACACTGCCGCGGGGGTAGGCAGGCTCTTCTCCTATGACGTGACCGGCGGCCGCTACGAGGAACAGGAACACCACGCCGTGGGCTCCGGATCTATGTTCGCCCGCGGCGCCCTCAAGAAGCTTTGGCGGCCCAACCTGCCCGAGGACGAAGCGATCTCCGTGGCCGTCGAATCCCTGTACGACGCAGCCGACGACGACTCCGCCACCGGCGGCCCCGACCCGGTGCGGCAGCTGTGGCCCGTGGTGTACGCCGTCAACCGGGCCGGAGCCCGGCGCGTATCCGACCGGGAACTCGCAGCCATGGCCGGAAACATTATCGAGTCCAGGGCAGCTGCCCGCAGGGAGGCCTGA
- the prcA gene encoding proteasome subunit alpha yields the protein MTQQFYVSPEQLMKDRADFARKGIARGRSVIVISCEDGIALVAENPSPSLHKIGEIYDKIAFAAVGKYNEFESLRQAGVRYADVRGYSYDRDDVTARGLASVYAQSLGAVFTAEQKPFEVELAVAEVGASQDLDHLYRLTFDGSIADEHNFIVMGGQADKVSGAIEGGWQRDLPFAAAIRLAVRGLVTDNEAPDLPAKALEVAVLDRSSESNRGTRRAFRRLSNQDVVELLAEES from the coding sequence ATGACGCAGCAGTTCTATGTCTCTCCCGAGCAGCTGATGAAAGACCGTGCGGATTTCGCACGGAAAGGCATCGCCCGCGGCCGGTCCGTGATCGTGATCAGCTGCGAGGACGGGATTGCGCTGGTGGCGGAGAACCCGTCACCGTCGCTGCATAAGATCGGCGAGATCTACGACAAGATCGCCTTCGCCGCCGTCGGGAAGTACAACGAGTTTGAGAGCCTCCGTCAGGCCGGGGTGCGTTACGCCGACGTCCGCGGCTATTCCTACGACCGCGACGACGTCACGGCCAGGGGACTGGCCAGCGTCTACGCCCAGAGCCTGGGTGCCGTCTTCACCGCGGAGCAGAAGCCGTTCGAGGTGGAACTGGCCGTGGCGGAAGTCGGAGCCAGCCAGGACCTCGACCACCTCTACCGGCTCACGTTCGACGGCTCGATCGCGGACGAGCACAACTTCATCGTGATGGGCGGCCAGGCGGACAAGGTGTCCGGGGCGATCGAGGGCGGCTGGCAGCGGGACCTCCCGTTCGCGGCGGCTATCCGGCTCGCTGTCAGGGGACTCGTGACGGACAACGAGGCACCCGACCTGCCGGCCAAGGCCCTGGAAGTGGCGGTGCTGGACCGCAGTTCGGAAAGCAACAGGGGTACGCGGAGGGCTTTCCGCAGATTGTCCAACCAGGACGTTGTGGAACTGCTGGCTGAGGAGAGCTGA
- the pafA gene encoding Pup--protein ligase, which produces MDKRIFGIETEFGISYSSPDSRPLAPEEVARYLFRKVVSWGRSSNVFLTNGSRLYLDVGSHPEYATAECDDLAQLIAHDRAGELILDDLVDEAQSRLAAEGFNGTVYLFKNNTDSAGNSYGSHENYLIPRRGEFTRLAEILIPFLVTRQLIAGAGKILKTPHGATYAFSQRADHIWEGVSSATTRSRPIINTRDEPHADAEFYRRLHVIVGDSNMSETTALLKVGTVDLILRMIEAGVIMRDMRMENPIRSIREISHDLSGRALVRLANGRQLTALEIQQEYLSKVTAFVQENGAHNPHVPLILDLWGRTLRAIESGDSSTIDTEIDWAIKKKLMDSYRRRHGLGLDAPRIAQLDLTYHDISRSRGLYYLLQSRGAVRRVTEETAIKDAVDAPPQTTRAKLRGDFVRKAQELGRDYTVDWVHLKLNDRAHQTILCKDPFRNEDERVDALLDSMG; this is translated from the coding sequence ATGGACAAGAGGATCTTCGGCATTGAAACCGAATTCGGGATTTCCTATTCGAGCCCGGACTCCCGCCCCCTCGCCCCGGAGGAAGTGGCCCGCTACCTGTTCCGCAAAGTGGTCAGCTGGGGACGGTCATCCAATGTGTTCCTCACCAACGGGTCCCGCCTGTACCTCGACGTGGGCTCGCATCCGGAATACGCAACCGCAGAATGCGACGACCTTGCCCAGCTGATCGCCCATGACCGCGCCGGGGAGCTCATCCTGGACGACCTCGTGGATGAGGCCCAGTCCAGGCTGGCTGCCGAGGGCTTCAACGGCACCGTGTACCTGTTCAAGAACAACACCGACTCCGCCGGCAACTCCTACGGCAGCCACGAGAACTACCTCATTCCCCGCCGCGGAGAATTCACCCGGCTGGCCGAGATCCTCATCCCGTTCCTCGTCACGCGCCAGCTCATCGCCGGTGCTGGCAAGATCCTGAAGACGCCGCACGGAGCCACCTACGCGTTTTCGCAGCGGGCGGACCACATCTGGGAGGGCGTGTCATCCGCGACCACCCGTTCGCGGCCCATCATCAACACCCGGGACGAGCCGCATGCCGATGCCGAGTTCTACCGCCGCCTGCACGTGATCGTCGGCGACTCCAACATGTCCGAAACCACGGCGCTGCTCAAGGTGGGCACCGTGGACCTCATCCTGCGGATGATCGAGGCCGGCGTGATCATGCGGGACATGCGGATGGAAAACCCCATCCGCAGCATCCGTGAGATCTCCCATGACCTCAGCGGCCGCGCGCTGGTCCGGCTCGCCAACGGCCGCCAGCTCACCGCGCTGGAGATCCAGCAGGAGTACCTGAGCAAAGTCACGGCGTTCGTCCAGGAAAACGGAGCCCACAACCCGCACGTCCCCCTGATCCTGGACCTGTGGGGGCGGACGCTGCGCGCCATCGAAAGCGGCGATTCCAGCACCATCGACACCGAAATCGACTGGGCGATCAAGAAAAAGCTGATGGACAGCTACCGCAGGCGCCACGGCCTGGGCCTGGACGCCCCCCGGATCGCGCAGCTGGACCTCACCTACCACGACATCTCCCGTTCCCGCGGCCTGTACTACCTGCTGCAGTCACGCGGGGCAGTCCGCCGGGTGACGGAGGAGACGGCCATCAAGGACGCCGTGGACGCCCCGCCGCAGACCACCCGGGCCAAGCTGCGTGGCGACTTCGTCCGCAAGGCGCAGGAGCTGGGCCGTGACTACACCGTGGACTGGGTCCACCTGAAGCTCAACGACCGTGCGCACCAGACCATTCTGTGCAAGGACCCGTTCCGCAACGAGGACGAGCGGGTGGATGCCCTTCTGGACTCTATGGGCTGA